Part of the Halalkalibacter krulwichiae genome is shown below.
GCCTCCCCGCGACTCCCCATTTTTAAAGTACCTTCTGCAAATCCAAATGAATTAACCTCTTTCGAAAGTGCGGCATGAGTTTTAGAACCATATACTCCGTCATTTGCTAGCTCACTTTTTGATTTCTGAAAGGCGAGAACGGCTGTTTTTGTATTAGGTCCAAAGATTCCATCCTCTGTTAGCTCCGCCCCCATTGCTTTATTTAAAGCACGTTGCATAATTTTTACATTTTCTCCCTTTGCCCCTTCTTTAAGAACGACTGAGGTCGAAAGGTCAAAAATTGAATAATTTATACTTTCTTGCGCTCCTACTCCTGCAGGTATACCGACTAATAAAACTGACGCCGTAAGAACTGTTGCCGTTAACATTTTCCATTTATTCATTTTATCCATCTCCCTAGTTTTTATAATTCGATAATAAAACGAGAGATTGGTTTTGATCGTTACAAATAAATAAAATATTTTCTTCAACCTAAAGAAATTGAATTAGCGAGCAAGGAAAGTCCCTTCTCACTACTTTCCATCATTTCTCAAGACAGAAACATATAGCTTGTCGTTCGACGATAGCCTTCACCTTTAGGAAGAATGCAAGATGTGAAATGAGGATGATGAATAGAATCAGGTGGCTCTTGCGTTTCTAAACAGAGCCCTAAATACTTTTGTGCGGGAACTCCTCTTATTTCAAAATCAGTCGCCATTTGATTACTCGAATATAATACAACACACTCATTATCTGTCTTCACTGTTAGTATACGACCACTAATCTCATCCTTTAATTCAATTTCCTTTTGTTTATCTCCTTTTAAAAGGAAGGGATGATCGTATCCATTTCCTACCAATTGAATTTGCTCATGAGAAGAACCAATTCCACTTTCTATCAATCGTCCATCGCGAAAATCAAACGGAGTGTTTTCAACAGACAACACTTCACCAGTTGGCAACAAATCTTCTCCAAGTTCTAAAAATTCTTCACTTTTTAACGTTAAATGATGATTTAAAATATTCCTTTTTAAATTTCCACTTAAATTAAAGTAAGTATGATTTGTTAAATTTACTAATGTTGTTTGGTCGCTTTCAGCAAAATAACTAATTGTTAATTCATTGGTATTAGTTAGTGTGTACTTCACTTTCACGTCTAAATTTCCTGGATACCCTCCCTCTCCGTCTATACTTCGATATGAAAACTCAACTCCTACTTCATGTTCTGTTTCAAAAGGAGTGGATGACCAAATTTGATGGCTAAACCCATCTCCTCCTCCATGAAGATGGTTATCTCCCTCATTTTTTTCTAAATCAAAGCTTCTTCCCTCTAATTCAAAATGACCACCTTTAATTCGGCCAGCAACTCTTCCGACAACTGTTCCAAAATAAGGAGAATGATTCTCATAATCTTCAATCGTATCGAAACCTAAAACAATATTTTCTAACACTCCGTTTTGATCAGGAGTTATTATTTTTGTGATGATAC
Proteins encoded:
- a CDS encoding peptidoglycan-binding domain-containing protein, with translation MNKWKMLTATVLTASVLLVGIPAGVGAQESINYSIFDLSTSVVLKEGAKGENVKIMQRALNKAMGAELTEDGIFGPNTKTAVLAFQKSKSELANDGVYGSKTHAALSKEVNSFGFAEGTLKMGSRGEAVKALQKGLSDMSYNLSVDGVYGPQTRAAVIKFQQRFPDLANDGIFGPKTKSVMDKVLND
- a CDS encoding aldose epimerase family protein; its protein translation is MKITQEKFGELHGNTITSYTMKGENGLEVSCINYGCIITKIITPDQNGVLENIVLGFDTIEDYENHSPYFGTVVGRVAGRIKGGHFELEGRSFDLEKNEGDNHLHGGGDGFSHQIWSSTPFETEHEVGVEFSYRSIDGEGGYPGNLDVKVKYTLTNTNELTISYFAESDQTTLVNLTNHTYFNLSGNLKRNILNHHLTLKSEEFLELGEDLLPTGEVLSVENTPFDFRDGRLIESGIGSSHEQIQLVGNGYDHPFLLKGDKQKEIELKDEISGRILTVKTDNECVVLYSSNQMATDFEIRGVPAQKYLGLCLETQEPPDSIHHPHFTSCILPKGEGYRRTTSYMFLS